Proteins from one Phaenicophaeus curvirostris isolate KB17595 chromosome 18, BPBGC_Pcur_1.0, whole genome shotgun sequence genomic window:
- the CBFA2T2 gene encoding protein CBFA2T2 isoform X2 — protein sequence MVGIPGGCQVAGEKRVPVMPGSPVEVKIQSRSSPPNMPPLPPGNPGGPRPVSFTPTALPNGINHSPPTLNGAPSPPQRFSNGPSSSSSSSLTNQQLPATCGARQLSKLKRFLTTLQQFGNDISPEIGEKVRTLVLALVNSTVTIEEFHCKLQEATNFPLRPFVIPFLKANLPLLQRELLHCARAAKQTPSQYLAQHEHILLNTNTTSPADSSELLIEVNGNGKRHSPDRREDSSFEREPLLTEPPAKRVCTISPAPRHSPALTIPLMNPGGQFHPTPPPLQHYTLEDIATSHLYRDPSKMLEHREIRDRHSGLGLNGGYQDELVDHRLTEREWADEWKHLDHALNCIMEMVEKTRRSMAVLRRCQEADREELNYWKRRCSETAEPRKAGSELISRQHSPSSSDSVGSDSLREFSSRSGTGYVTEEIWKKAEAVNEVKRQAMSEVQKAVAEAEQKAFEMIASERARMEQTIADAKRQATEDAFLVINEQEESTESCWNCGRKASETCSGCNIARYCGSFCQHKDWERHHRICGQGLHSQSKPLALPMGRSAATKSLDSVPSPALEKTSATTSRSSTPASVTAIDTNGL from the exons TTGCTGGTGAGAAGAGGGTGCCAGTGATGCCCGGATCGCCTGTGGAAGTGAAGATACAATCCAGGTCCTCTCCTCCCAACATGCCACCGCTGCCTCCTGGGAACCCCGGTGGCCCCCGGCCCGTGTCCTTCACCCCAACTGCAC TGCCCAACGGAATAAACCACTCTCCCCCAACTCTGAACGGGGCACCATCCCCACCCCAGAGATTTAGCAACggtccttcctcctcctcctcctcctcactgacgaaccagcagctgccagccacATGCGGTGCCCGGCAGCTCAGCAAGCTGAAGCGTTTCCTCACCACCCTGCAGCAGTTCGGCAACGACATTTCCCCAGAGATCGGGGAGAAGGTCCGGACCCTCGTCCTGGCGTTAGTG aaCTCAACAGTGACAATCGAGgaatttcactgcaagctgcaagaGGCGACGAACTTCCCTCTCCGGCCATTTGTGATCCCATTTCTGAAG gCCAACCTCCCGCTGCTGCAGAGAGAGCTGCTGCACTGCGCCCGAGCGGCCAAGCAGACGCCTTCCCAGTACCTGGCCCAGCACGAGCACATCCTCCTGAACACCAACACCACCTCCCCAGCTGACTCCTCTGAGCTGCTGATTGAAGTCAACGGGAATGGGAAGAGGCACAGTCCGGATAG AAGGGAAGACAGCAGCTTTGAGAGGGAGCCGCTGCTGACGGAGCCTCCAGCCAAGAGGGTGTGCACCATAAGCCCCGCGCCCCGGCACAGCCCTGCCCTGACAATCCCCCTGATGAACCCTGGCGGGCAGTTCCACCCCACCCCGCCGCCCCTCCAGCACTACACCTTGGAAGATATCGCCACCTCCCACCTCTACAGGGACCCCAGCAAGATGTTGGAGCACAGGGAGATTCGGGACAGGCACAGCGGTCTTG GATTGAATGGAGGATACCAGGATGAGCTGGTGGATCACCGCTTAACGGAGAGAGAGTGGGCCGACGAGTGGAAGCATCTCGATCAT GCACTGAACTGCAtcatggagatggtggagaaaACGCGGCGCTCGATGGCCGTGCTGCGGCGCTGCCAGGAGGCCGACCGCGAAGAGCTCAACTACTGGAAGAGGAGGTGCAGTGAGACAGCTGAGCCACGGAAGGCAGGCAGCGAGCTCATCTCCAGAcagcacagccccagcagctccGACTCCGTCGGCAGCG ATTCATTGCGGGAGTTCAGCAGCAGGTCGGGAACAGGCTACGTCACCGAAGAGATATGGAAAAAAGCTG aaGCTGTGAACGAGGTGAAGCGCCAGGCCATGTCGGAGGTGCAGaaagcagtggcagaggctgagcAGAAGGCGTTTGAGATGATTGCCTCCGAGAGGGCTCGGATGGAGCAGACCATCGCAGATGCCAAGCGCCAGGCCACTGAGGATGCTTTCTTAGTGATAAACGAACAGGAGGAGTCTACAGAG AGTTGCTGGAACTGCGGTCGCAAAGCCAGCGAGACGTGCAGCGGCTGCAACATCGCCCGGTACTGCGGCTCCTTCTGCCAGCACAAGGACTGGGAGAGGCACCACCGAATCTGCGGCCAAGGCCTGCACAGCCAGAGCAAGCCCCTGGCTCTGCCCATGGGCCGCTCAGCAGCCACCAAGAGCCTCGACAGCGTCCCCAGCCCGGCCCTCGAGAAGACTTCAGCAACCACCTCCCGCTCCTCCACCCCGGCATCCGTGACAGCAATAGATACGAACGGACTCTAA
- the CBFA2T2 gene encoding protein CBFA2T2 isoform X1, with product MVGIPGGCQVAGEKRVPVMPGSPVEVKIQSRSSPPNMPPLPPGNPGGPRPVSFTPTALPNGINHSPPTLNGAPSPPQRFSNGPSSSSSSSLTNQQLPATCGARQLSKLKRFLTTLQQFGNDISPEIGEKVRTLVLALVNSTVTIEEFHCKLQEATNFPLRPFVIPFLKANLPLLQRELLHCARAAKQTPSQYLAQHEHILLNTNTTSPADSSELLIEVNGNGKRHSPDRREDSSFEREPLLTEPPAKRVCTISPAPRHSPALTIPLMNPGGQFHPTPPPLQHYTLEDIATSHLYRDPSKMLEHREIRDRHSGLGLNGGYQDELVDHRLTEREWADEWKHLDHALNCIMEMVEKTRRSMAVLRRCQEADREELNYWKRRCSETAEPRKAGSELISRQHSPSSSDSVGSDSLREFSSRSGTGYVTEEIWKKAEEAVNEVKRQAMSEVQKAVAEAEQKAFEMIASERARMEQTIADAKRQATEDAFLVINEQEESTESCWNCGRKASETCSGCNIARYCGSFCQHKDWERHHRICGQGLHSQSKPLALPMGRSAATKSLDSVPSPALEKTSATTSRSSTPASVTAIDTNGL from the exons TTGCTGGTGAGAAGAGGGTGCCAGTGATGCCCGGATCGCCTGTGGAAGTGAAGATACAATCCAGGTCCTCTCCTCCCAACATGCCACCGCTGCCTCCTGGGAACCCCGGTGGCCCCCGGCCCGTGTCCTTCACCCCAACTGCAC TGCCCAACGGAATAAACCACTCTCCCCCAACTCTGAACGGGGCACCATCCCCACCCCAGAGATTTAGCAACggtccttcctcctcctcctcctcctcactgacgaaccagcagctgccagccacATGCGGTGCCCGGCAGCTCAGCAAGCTGAAGCGTTTCCTCACCACCCTGCAGCAGTTCGGCAACGACATTTCCCCAGAGATCGGGGAGAAGGTCCGGACCCTCGTCCTGGCGTTAGTG aaCTCAACAGTGACAATCGAGgaatttcactgcaagctgcaagaGGCGACGAACTTCCCTCTCCGGCCATTTGTGATCCCATTTCTGAAG gCCAACCTCCCGCTGCTGCAGAGAGAGCTGCTGCACTGCGCCCGAGCGGCCAAGCAGACGCCTTCCCAGTACCTGGCCCAGCACGAGCACATCCTCCTGAACACCAACACCACCTCCCCAGCTGACTCCTCTGAGCTGCTGATTGAAGTCAACGGGAATGGGAAGAGGCACAGTCCGGATAG AAGGGAAGACAGCAGCTTTGAGAGGGAGCCGCTGCTGACGGAGCCTCCAGCCAAGAGGGTGTGCACCATAAGCCCCGCGCCCCGGCACAGCCCTGCCCTGACAATCCCCCTGATGAACCCTGGCGGGCAGTTCCACCCCACCCCGCCGCCCCTCCAGCACTACACCTTGGAAGATATCGCCACCTCCCACCTCTACAGGGACCCCAGCAAGATGTTGGAGCACAGGGAGATTCGGGACAGGCACAGCGGTCTTG GATTGAATGGAGGATACCAGGATGAGCTGGTGGATCACCGCTTAACGGAGAGAGAGTGGGCCGACGAGTGGAAGCATCTCGATCAT GCACTGAACTGCAtcatggagatggtggagaaaACGCGGCGCTCGATGGCCGTGCTGCGGCGCTGCCAGGAGGCCGACCGCGAAGAGCTCAACTACTGGAAGAGGAGGTGCAGTGAGACAGCTGAGCCACGGAAGGCAGGCAGCGAGCTCATCTCCAGAcagcacagccccagcagctccGACTCCGTCGGCAGCG ATTCATTGCGGGAGTTCAGCAGCAGGTCGGGAACAGGCTACGTCACCGAAGAGATATGGAAAAAAGCTG aagaaGCTGTGAACGAGGTGAAGCGCCAGGCCATGTCGGAGGTGCAGaaagcagtggcagaggctgagcAGAAGGCGTTTGAGATGATTGCCTCCGAGAGGGCTCGGATGGAGCAGACCATCGCAGATGCCAAGCGCCAGGCCACTGAGGATGCTTTCTTAGTGATAAACGAACAGGAGGAGTCTACAGAG AGTTGCTGGAACTGCGGTCGCAAAGCCAGCGAGACGTGCAGCGGCTGCAACATCGCCCGGTACTGCGGCTCCTTCTGCCAGCACAAGGACTGGGAGAGGCACCACCGAATCTGCGGCCAAGGCCTGCACAGCCAGAGCAAGCCCCTGGCTCTGCCCATGGGCCGCTCAGCAGCCACCAAGAGCCTCGACAGCGTCCCCAGCCCGGCCCTCGAGAAGACTTCAGCAACCACCTCCCGCTCCTCCACCCCGGCATCCGTGACAGCAATAGATACGAACGGACTCTAA
- the CBFA2T2 gene encoding protein CBFA2T2 isoform X3 has translation MPGSPVEVKIQSRSSPPNMPPLPPGNPGGPRPVSFTPTALPNGINHSPPTLNGAPSPPQRFSNGPSSSSSSSLTNQQLPATCGARQLSKLKRFLTTLQQFGNDISPEIGEKVRTLVLALVNSTVTIEEFHCKLQEATNFPLRPFVIPFLKANLPLLQRELLHCARAAKQTPSQYLAQHEHILLNTNTTSPADSSELLIEVNGNGKRHSPDRREDSSFEREPLLTEPPAKRVCTISPAPRHSPALTIPLMNPGGQFHPTPPPLQHYTLEDIATSHLYRDPSKMLEHREIRDRHSGLGLNGGYQDELVDHRLTEREWADEWKHLDHALNCIMEMVEKTRRSMAVLRRCQEADREELNYWKRRCSETAEPRKAGSELISRQHSPSSSDSVGSDSLREFSSRSGTGYVTEEIWKKAEEAVNEVKRQAMSEVQKAVAEAEQKAFEMIASERARMEQTIADAKRQATEDAFLVINEQEESTESCWNCGRKASETCSGCNIARYCGSFCQHKDWERHHRICGQGLHSQSKPLALPMGRSAATKSLDSVPSPALEKTSATTSRSSTPASVTAIDTNGL, from the exons ATGCCCGGATCGCCTGTGGAAGTGAAGATACAATCCAGGTCCTCTCCTCCCAACATGCCACCGCTGCCTCCTGGGAACCCCGGTGGCCCCCGGCCCGTGTCCTTCACCCCAACTGCAC TGCCCAACGGAATAAACCACTCTCCCCCAACTCTGAACGGGGCACCATCCCCACCCCAGAGATTTAGCAACggtccttcctcctcctcctcctcctcactgacgaaccagcagctgccagccacATGCGGTGCCCGGCAGCTCAGCAAGCTGAAGCGTTTCCTCACCACCCTGCAGCAGTTCGGCAACGACATTTCCCCAGAGATCGGGGAGAAGGTCCGGACCCTCGTCCTGGCGTTAGTG aaCTCAACAGTGACAATCGAGgaatttcactgcaagctgcaagaGGCGACGAACTTCCCTCTCCGGCCATTTGTGATCCCATTTCTGAAG gCCAACCTCCCGCTGCTGCAGAGAGAGCTGCTGCACTGCGCCCGAGCGGCCAAGCAGACGCCTTCCCAGTACCTGGCCCAGCACGAGCACATCCTCCTGAACACCAACACCACCTCCCCAGCTGACTCCTCTGAGCTGCTGATTGAAGTCAACGGGAATGGGAAGAGGCACAGTCCGGATAG AAGGGAAGACAGCAGCTTTGAGAGGGAGCCGCTGCTGACGGAGCCTCCAGCCAAGAGGGTGTGCACCATAAGCCCCGCGCCCCGGCACAGCCCTGCCCTGACAATCCCCCTGATGAACCCTGGCGGGCAGTTCCACCCCACCCCGCCGCCCCTCCAGCACTACACCTTGGAAGATATCGCCACCTCCCACCTCTACAGGGACCCCAGCAAGATGTTGGAGCACAGGGAGATTCGGGACAGGCACAGCGGTCTTG GATTGAATGGAGGATACCAGGATGAGCTGGTGGATCACCGCTTAACGGAGAGAGAGTGGGCCGACGAGTGGAAGCATCTCGATCAT GCACTGAACTGCAtcatggagatggtggagaaaACGCGGCGCTCGATGGCCGTGCTGCGGCGCTGCCAGGAGGCCGACCGCGAAGAGCTCAACTACTGGAAGAGGAGGTGCAGTGAGACAGCTGAGCCACGGAAGGCAGGCAGCGAGCTCATCTCCAGAcagcacagccccagcagctccGACTCCGTCGGCAGCG ATTCATTGCGGGAGTTCAGCAGCAGGTCGGGAACAGGCTACGTCACCGAAGAGATATGGAAAAAAGCTG aagaaGCTGTGAACGAGGTGAAGCGCCAGGCCATGTCGGAGGTGCAGaaagcagtggcagaggctgagcAGAAGGCGTTTGAGATGATTGCCTCCGAGAGGGCTCGGATGGAGCAGACCATCGCAGATGCCAAGCGCCAGGCCACTGAGGATGCTTTCTTAGTGATAAACGAACAGGAGGAGTCTACAGAG AGTTGCTGGAACTGCGGTCGCAAAGCCAGCGAGACGTGCAGCGGCTGCAACATCGCCCGGTACTGCGGCTCCTTCTGCCAGCACAAGGACTGGGAGAGGCACCACCGAATCTGCGGCCAAGGCCTGCACAGCCAGAGCAAGCCCCTGGCTCTGCCCATGGGCCGCTCAGCAGCCACCAAGAGCCTCGACAGCGTCCCCAGCCCGGCCCTCGAGAAGACTTCAGCAACCACCTCCCGCTCCTCCACCCCGGCATCCGTGACAGCAATAGATACGAACGGACTCTAA